ATTGACGGCAACGCCAAAGTGATTATGTGCAGCGCAATTGGTCAACAAGCCAACGTTTTATCGGCAATCAAATCCGGCGCGAGTGATTTTATCGTCAAGCCGTTCCAGCCAGACCGGGTGCTTGAAGCGCTCAACAAAGTTGCTGGTCAATAACTGTCGCATCAGGATACCGCCTAAGGAGCAACACCGTGAAAGTAGAATTTATTAATCCGTTTATTGAAGCAGCGTCTCAAGTGTTGGAAGAAATCGCCCAATTAAAATCGGAGCGAGGCGCACTTCGGCTGAAAAATACCAATGAGCCTTTTCGAGATGTCTGCGCCATTATTGGTTTGGTTGGCGATGTTCAGGGGCAAGTCATTTATGGCTTTGACCAAACCACCGCGCGCAGCGTGGTCTCTAAAATGATGATGGGCGCCGAAGTTACCGAATTTGACGAAATGGCCCGTAGCGCCCTGGGCGAACTCGGCAACATTATCTCAGGCAAAGCCTCCATCGGAATGGAAGAACTCGGCCTCATGATTGACTTATCGCCTCCGACCCTGGTCATGGCGCAAAACGTCCACATTTCAACCTTGAAGATTCCAATGATCGTGGTCCCGCTCGATACCGAATGCGGAATCATTGATTTATATGTTGGAATTGAACAGAAAGAGAAATAACGATGAGCGTCACCGCAACCATTCCCAATTCTGAGAAAACTCAAACGCCGGCCGCCAGTCGGTTTCTGTCTCCGGCGATGAGCGACAAAGAGTTTAAAGAATTACGCAGCCTCATCTTCGATTCCATTGGGATCGAAATTCGCGAACACAAAAAACACTTGCTGGTGAATCGCCTCGCCAAACGGCTGCGCCAATTGGGGCTGCCGCGCTTTAGCGACTATCTCGGGTATCTGGAAACCAGCCAAAACCGCCATAAAGAAATGGTTGAGTTGGTTGACGCCGTCACCACAAACAAGACTGACTTCTTTCGCGAACCCAAGCATTTTCAAGTGATGGATGAAGTCTCGTTACCAGCGCTGTTAGCAGACCCGGCGCGAAACAATCGAAATGTGAAAGTTTGGTGCTCGGCGTCTTCGTCTGGCGAAGAGCCTTATACCTTAGCGATTTGTTTAGCGGAATATTTTCAGAAGAAGCCTGGATGGACGTTTGAAATTCTCGCGTCTGATGTTTCTGAAACCATGTTGCGCACGGCGGCGTCTGGCATCTACCCGGAAGAGCGCATCCAGCCGGTTCAGTTTGAGTTATTACGAAAATATTTTCTCAAAGGCGAGAAACGCTACAAAGTCAAACCGGAACTGACCAAGCACGTTACCTATAAAAAAATCAACCTGAAACACGATTTTCATAATTCGCTATCGGGTTATGACATTATTTTTTGCCGCAACGTATTGATTTATTTTAACCAGGATTCACAAGACCAAATCATTGAAAAACACTGGCGCGTATTAAAACCCGGCGGCTACTTATTTTTGGGGCATAGCGAAACGCTCCATAAAACCAGCGGTCTGTTTGAATACATCGCGCCGTCTGTTTATCGAAAACCTATGAAAAGCGCCTAGCACCGGAGGAACACCATGTCATTTGATACGCAACAATATATAGAACTCTTTTATCAAGATGCAGAAGAACATCTCCAACTGATGACGGACGCCTTGTTGGATATGGAAAAAGACTCGGGCGATAAAGAGGCGCTTGGCGCGCTCTTTCGCGCGGCGCATACGCTGAAGTCGTCATCTGCGATGGTGGGTTTTATGCACGTGAGTGAATTCACCCACAAAATGGAAGACCTGATCGGCCATTGGCGCGACAGCAACGCGACCATCACAACCGAACAAGTGAACCTGCTCTTCAGTTCATTTGACGTGTTAAAAGATATGCTCGCCCATTTGCAGGAATCCGCCGCTGAAGAAGAAAAGAACCAGGTCAAACACAAAGCGAGCGACTTGATCGCAGTCTTCAAGCAAATCGTTTCCGGCGAAGAGCCTGAGCAGGAAGCAAGCAATGATGGCAAGAAAAAGCCGCGCGTTCGCTTGGATGAAGAATTGCGCAACCGCGTCGAAGAATTTCGCTTGGCGGGCGAACATATTTATGAACTGAATGTTGAATTTAAGGCCGATGTTCAAATGGCCATGACCCGCGCCTACTTGATCGTCAGTAATGTAGAAAAAATTGGCAATTTAATTGCCAGCGATCCGTCAATCGACGGCGACGGCGAAGAATTTGGAACCCACTTTACTGCGCTCATCGCTTCACATGAAAGCGAAGACAATGTGAAAGCCGCTTGCGATATTTCTGACGTCGAGAGCACGCAAGTCAGAGAAGTGACCGAGTCGGAACAGTTCGAATGGGGCGAAGAACAAGAAGCGGCGTCTCTCGCAGCAGCGCAAGTCTCAACGCCGGAGACGGAATCGCCAACGCCGGAAGCGCAAGCCGCCGATGCGGCGGTTGCGAAAAAAGTCGAGACCTCATTTGATCGTCGGGAAGACCGCTCAAAAACGCAGACCGTGCGCGTGAATATTGAAAAACTCGATCGTCTGCTCAATCTGGCCGCCGAACTCGTGATTCAACGCGGGCGCGCTTACGAACTGACGCAAGGTTTAGTCGCAGCGAATGGAAAAGGCGGTCCCGAAGAAGAACTGCTCGACGTGATTACCCAACAGGGCATGTTCATGTCGCAGCTGCAAGAAACCATCATGGAAGCGCGTATGGTGCCGATGGGCATGGTGTTCTCGCGTTTCCGCCGCGTGGTGCGCGACCTCGCCCAAGCAAGAGGAAAGAAAGTCAGCCTGGTCATCGAAGGCGAAGAAACCGAACTCGATAAAAAGATCATCGACCAGATCGGCGATCCGTTGATGCACATGGTGCGTAACGCCGTCGATCACGGACTCGAAACAACCGAAGACCGCAAAGCCGCAGGCAAAGCCGCCGAAGGCGAGTTGCATCTGGACGCGATTCATCAAGGCAACAACATCGTGATTAAAGTGCGCGACGACGGTCACGGTCTCAACGCAGACAAACTCAAAAACAAAGCGATTGAAAAAGGCGTCATTACGCCGGAAGAAGCGGCTTCGATGAGCGATAAAGAAGCGTGGCATTTGATTTTCCGCGCGGGCTTCTCGACCGCCAAAGAAGTGACCGACATCTCGGGCCGCGGCGTCGGCATGGACGTTGTGCGCCGTTCCATCGAGCA
The Candidatus Hinthialibacter antarcticus genome window above contains:
- a CDS encoding chemotaxis protein CheA, with the translated sequence MSFDTQQYIELFYQDAEEHLQLMTDALLDMEKDSGDKEALGALFRAAHTLKSSSAMVGFMHVSEFTHKMEDLIGHWRDSNATITTEQVNLLFSSFDVLKDMLAHLQESAAEEEKNQVKHKASDLIAVFKQIVSGEEPEQEASNDGKKKPRVRLDEELRNRVEEFRLAGEHIYELNVEFKADVQMAMTRAYLIVSNVEKIGNLIASDPSIDGDGEEFGTHFTALIASHESEDNVKAACDISDVESTQVREVTESEQFEWGEEQEAASLAAAQVSTPETESPTPEAQAADAAVAKKVETSFDRREDRSKTQTVRVNIEKLDRLLNLAAELVIQRGRAYELTQGLVAANGKGGPEEELLDVITQQGMFMSQLQETIMEARMVPMGMVFSRFRRVVRDLAQARGKKVSLVIEGEETELDKKIIDQIGDPLMHMVRNAVDHGLETTEDRKAAGKAAEGELHLDAIHQGNNIVIKVRDDGHGLNADKLKNKAIEKGVITPEEAASMSDKEAWHLIFRAGFSTAKEVTDISGRGVGMDVVRRSIEQLGGSVEIDSKMGEGTTFSLKLPLTLAIIQALLVETHEELYALPISAVSETIRIERSEIFSVQGKGKVIRLRDEVVPILNLSRVVGKKMDDDEDERLYVAVLRQGNNYVGIIVDRMVNEQEIVIKSLGGEVSRAAYIAGAAILGNGKVILILDTASLVEKSLGSAA
- a CDS encoding protein-glutamate O-methyltransferase — its product is MSVTATIPNSEKTQTPAASRFLSPAMSDKEFKELRSLIFDSIGIEIREHKKHLLVNRLAKRLRQLGLPRFSDYLGYLETSQNRHKEMVELVDAVTTNKTDFFREPKHFQVMDEVSLPALLADPARNNRNVKVWCSASSSGEEPYTLAICLAEYFQKKPGWTFEILASDVSETMLRTAASGIYPEERIQPVQFELLRKYFLKGEKRYKVKPELTKHVTYKKINLKHDFHNSLSGYDIIFCRNVLIYFNQDSQDQIIEKHWRVLKPGGYLFLGHSETLHKTSGLFEYIAPSVYRKPMKSA
- a CDS encoding chemotaxis protein CheX, with translation MKVEFINPFIEAASQVLEEIAQLKSERGALRLKNTNEPFRDVCAIIGLVGDVQGQVIYGFDQTTARSVVSKMMMGAEVTEFDEMARSALGELGNIISGKASIGMEELGLMIDLSPPTLVMAQNVHISTLKIPMIVVPLDTECGIIDLYVGIEQKEK